The Gouania willdenowi chromosome 7, fGouWil2.1, whole genome shotgun sequence genome includes a window with the following:
- the LOC114466632 gene encoding parapinopsin-like has product MESVDFHGISLLSNNSDTNTVFLSRTTHSILAVIMGVFSAAGIILNVLVIVLIVRHRPLRQPLNYALVNLAVCDLGCAVIGGLPTTVRNATGYDNLGHVGCVLEGFGVAFFGIASLCTIGVISVERYIVVCYPMGGVLFQTRHAVAGVVLSWVWSFVWNIPPLFGWGSYESEGIKTSCGPNWSDREVGNMSYIIIYFLLCFAVPFVIIMVSYSRLLWTLHQVNKLQISGERSAHRVEVLVARMIMVMVLAFLFTWLPYAAMALAVIMDSSLYIDPVIATIPVYFAKSGPVYNPIIYIFMNKQVTPLPSAFLR; this is encoded by the exons ATGGAGAGTGTGGACTTCCATGGAATTTCTTTATTGTCTAACAACTCTGACACCAACACTGTGTTCCTGTCTCGGACTACTCATTCCATACTGGCCGTCATTATGGGGGTATTTTCAGCAGCTGGGATCATCCTCAATGTCCTGGTGATTGTGTTGATAGTGAGACATCGACCACTAAGGCAGCCGCTCAACTATGCTCTGGTTAATCTGGCAGTTTGTGACCTGGGctgtgctgtgattggaggTTTACCAACAACAGTAAGAAATGCAACAGGATATGACAACCTGGGACATGTAGGTTGTGTTTTAGAGGGATTTGGTGTTGCTTTTTTTG GAATTGCAAGTTTGTGTACAATCGGAGTCATTTCTGTTGAACGCTACATAGTGGTGTGCTATCCAATGGGTGGTGTTCTCTTCCAGACCAG GCACGCTGTTGCTGGAGTGGTGCTGTCCTGGGTGTGGTCCTTTGTCTGGAACATCCCACCTCTGTTTGGCTGGGGCAGCTACGAGTCAGAGGGCATCAAAACCTCCTGCGGTCCAAACTGGTCTGATCGTGAAGTTGGGAACATGTCCTACATTATCATTtacttcctcctctgctttgCCGTGCCCTTTGTTATCATTATGGTGTCCTACTCCCGACTTCTGTGGACCCTCCACCAG GTGAACAAGCTGCAGATATCAGGGGAGAGAAGCGCCCATCGAGTAGAGGTGCTGGTGGCGCGCATGATCATGGTGATGGTGTTGGCCTTCCTGTTCACCTGGCTGCCATACGCCGCCATGGCCCTGGCTGTCATCATGGACTCCAGTTTGTATATTGACCCAGTCATTGCAACCATACCAGTTTACTTTGCAAAAAGTGGCCCTGTTTACAACccaattatttacattttcatgaACAAACAAGTGACTCCCTTACCAAGTGCATTCCTACGATGA
- the ddx20 gene encoding putative ATP-dependent RNA helicase DDX20, whose translation MITTCVETAANMAAPVRKAAHDVDTRKRSDDVLLSEGIDFGSLLLSPAVLDGLSASGFQRPSPIQLKAIPLGRCGLDLIVQAKSGTGKTCVFCTIALDSLVLANSATQVLVLAPTREIAVQIHSVAMAIGCAMEGLECHVFIGGTPVSQDKAHLKKCHIAVGSPGRIKQLIELGILSTSSIRLFVLDEADKLLEEGSFQEQINWIFSSLPVNKQMLALSATYPESLAQHLTHYMREPTFVRLNPKDMGLKGLKQYYKLVQSHPMPHKVFEEKVQHLLELFSKVPFNQALVFSNFHSRAQHLADILSSKGLPAACISGGLTQDQRLEAMSKLKQYQCRVLISTDLTSRGIDAEKVNLVINLDVPQDWETYMHRIGRAGRYGTQGLAVTYCCHGEEENKLMAIAQKCSLSLSLLPSTIEPGLMDEPCDWDVCTDASTPDVSFQLFPKKERKAKRSSKSEGSPACLPGDQTVEHRKHRKQQVTQSSTRQEVEVDVEEKTGGLLSTNETQKQSPRVMPTRKELQDALPKIPPLSSFKSPGPRFMTLEEAEWDFHNFMTTGLGRSVEVIRQFKGQEEDTVNGQNENGESVILFDDSATKLKLRAGQWQPNLESQRSLSVSSSSGSDVEDCKQAKEENSDQTAGAESRAISNPPTETRNASSQPEPKAAPTIDKTCPFPASRTSKQTPSATSVTAYQRGPESLPSRPTNQTAPPQPRREGMKAKKETRQKSRRLSGKMNQGPNRERNVQSDEEEEWGSDEANWTAHHRAWNDYYSSWSASHDQHFQNYYSSAYHWMAAYRMNAVYMAELLKH comes from the exons atgATAACCACTTGTGTCGAGACTGCAGCAAACATGGCTGCCCCCGTAAGGAAAGCAGCACACGATGTTGACACCCGAAAGCGGAGCGATGATGTGCTTCTCTCGGAGGGGATTGACTTCGGCTCACTGCTGCTGTCTCCGGCCGTACTGGACGGACTGTCTGCCTCAGGCTTCCAGAGACCCTCCCCGATCCAGTTGAAGGCGATACCACTGGGCCGCTGCGGACTCG ATTTGATCGTGCAGGCTAAGTCAGGAACAGGAAAGACGTGCGTCTTCTGCACCATCGCTCTCGACTCTCTGGTCCTGGCAAATTCTGCAACTCAG GTGCTGGTGTTGGCTCCAACCCGTGAGATAGCCGTGCAGATCCACTCAGTGGCGATGGCCATAGGCTGTGCCATGGAAGGCCTGGAGTGCCATGTTTTCATTGGGGGCACGCCTGTGAGTCAGGACAAAGCCCATCTAAAGAAGTGTCACATAGCTGTGGGTTCGCCTG GTCGCATCAAGCAGCTTATCGAGCTGGGCATTTTGTCAACGTCCAGCATCAGACTGTTTGTTCTGGATGAGGCAGACAAGCTGCTGGAGGAAGGCAGCTTCCAGGAACAGATCAA CTGGATCTTCTCCTCTCTGCCTGTGAACAAACAGATGCTTGCACTTTCTGCCACCTACCCAGAATCCCTTGCTCAGCACCTCACCCACTACATGAGAGAGCCAACCTTTGTTAGGCTCAATCCAAAAGACATGGGCCTGAAGG GTCTGAAGCAATATTACAAACTAGTTCAGTCCCATCCAATGCCTCACAAAGTGTTCGAGGAGAAAGTGCAGCACCTGTTAGAGCTGTTCAGCAAAGTCCCCTTCAACCAAGCGTTGGTGTTCTCCAACTTCCACTCAAG GGCTCAGCACCTGGCAGACATCCTGTCATCCAAAGGTTTACCTGCTGCTTGTATTTCAG GTGGTCTAACCCAGGACCAAAGACTGGAGGCTATGTCCAAACTAAAGCAGTACCAGTGCAGGGTTCTCATCTCTACTGACCTG ACTTCCAGAGGCATCGATGCAGAAAAAGTCAACTTGGTGATAAACCTGGATGTGCCGCAGGACTGGGAGACTTATATGCACAGGATTGGACGAGCTGGGCGATACG gGACTCAAGGTCTAGCTGTGACCTACTGTTGCCATGGCGAGGAGGAGAACAAGTTGATGGCCATTGCCCAGAAGTGTAGCCTCAGTTTATCTTTGTTGCCAT ctACCATAGAGCCAGGGCTGATGGATGAGCCCTGCGACTGGGATGTCTGCACGGACGCCTCCACTCCAGATGTTTCATTCCAGCTGTTccccaaaaaagaaagaaaagcaaagagGAGCTCAAAGAGTGAAGGTTCTCCAGCCTGTTTACCTGGAGATCAAACGGTagaacacagaaaacacaggaagcagcaagtgaCCCAGTCATCCACCAGGCAGGAAGTGGAAGTGGATGTTGAGGAAAAAACTGGAGGTTTGTTGTCTACTAATGAGACTCAGAAGCAGAGTCCTCGGGTGATGCCAACTAGAAAAGAGCTGCAAGATGCTCTGCCTAAGATCCCTCCACTCAGCTCATTTAAGAGTCCTGGGCCAAGGTTTATGACGTTGGAGGAGGCTGAGTGGGACTTCCACAACTTCATGACTACTGGTTTGGGCAGATCAGTGGAGGTCATCAGACAGTTCAAAGGCCAAGAAGAAGACACCGTCAATGGTCAGAATGAAAATGGGGAGTCTGTTATACTCTTTGATGACAGCGCTACTAAATTAAAACTAAGAGCTGGACAGTGGCAACCAAACCTTGAATCTCAGAGGTCACTCTCTGTTTCTTCAAGTTCTGGATCTGACGTAGAGGACTGCAAGCAAGCGAAAGAGGAAAATTCCGATCAGACGGCGGGAGCTGAGAGCAGAGCAATCTCAAATCCTCCAACAGAAACTAGAAACGCATCCAGTCAGCCAGAACCAAAGGCAGCTCCCACAATAGACAAAACTTGTCCTTTCCCAGCGTCAAGAACATCCAAGCAGACCCCCAGTGCAACAAGTGTCACAGCTTACCAAAGGGGTCCTGAATCTTTACCAAGTAGGCCAACAAACCAGACGGCTCCACCACAACCTCGAAGAGAGGGAATGAAAGCGAAGAAAGAGACGAGGCAAAAGAGCAGAAGGCTCTCCGGAAAGATGAACCAAGGACCAAACAGGGAAAGGAATGTGCagagtgatgaagaggaggaatgGGGAAGTGATGAAGCCAACTGGACAGCCCATCATAGAGCCTGGAATGACTACTACTCTTCTTGGTCAGCTTCTCATGACCAACACTTCCAAAACTACTACAGCTCAGCCTACCACTGGATGGCAGCCTATCGGATGAACGCGGTCTACATGGCAGAGCTCCTGAAGCACTGA
- the LOC114467615 gene encoding D(4) dopamine receptor-like, producing the protein MQRDQVRAWTMDTIKNHTAAGNYGTRMETVFLIFNCTVLSLSLVLGLPGNLWVCWVVFRTKSLQTCNNALLVSLAASDLLKCSVDTPLLLFSTLSFGKAVQVSVCTLQQFTYALCSCVQLLTLVSISVERFQAIAFPFQTERRRARVRLWIMSIWGCGLFLALLSLSLSKTPLLYLLCRPPFTQTGDLHRDPDPFGPYVLVPVWGLSLTVIIIHYMRIFKVVRQHRKKVFHRGVQLGPAVAAHSCGWFSVPGLAPGPEPTRSFNPLPAVDSGSPLPPRRTVLMVEEAVGPGGVGPRSAPEIVGAVCLLTPGARERGKKRVEGKLAQRFGYIIVAFTLFWVPMVVVLLLNVSSWQGTDRLLIELETSAVVLTCVQAAVDPLLYTFVTKQFRSELSKFLSSVPGCPLNLKS; encoded by the exons ATGCAGAGGGACCAGGTGAGAGCATGGACAATGGACACGATTAAAAACCACACAGCTGCTGGGAACTATGGGACTCGCATGGAAACTGTGTTCCTCATCTTTAACTGTACAGTGCTGAGCCTATCTTTGGTTCTGGGTCTACCGGGGAACCTGTGGGTGTGCTGGGTGGTGTTCAGGACCAAGAGCCTGCAGACGTGCAACAACGCGCTGCTGGTCAGCCTGGCGGCCAGCGACCTGCTGAAGTGCTCCGTGGACACTCCGCTGCTGCTCTTCTCCACCCTGAGCTTTGGGAAGGCCGTGCAGGTGTCCGTGTGCACCTTGCAGCAGTTCACCTACGCCCTGTGCAGCTGTGTCCAGCTGCTGACCCTGGTCAGCATCAGCGTGGAGCGGTTCCAGGCCATAGCCTTCCCCTTCCAGACCGAGAGGCGGAGGGCCAGGGTCCGTTTGTGGATCATGTCTATCTGGGGCTGTGGGCTGTTCCTGGCCTTGCTCTCACTCTCTCTGTCCAAAACACCCCTGCTTTATTTACTCTGCCGCCCGCCTTTCACACAGACAGGAGACCTGCACCGGGACCCGGACCCCTTTGGACCCTACGTGTTGGTCCCGGTGTGGGGCTTGTCATTGACCGTCATAATCATCCACTACATGCGGATATTTAAGGTGGTTCGACAGCACAGGAAGAAGGTGTTTCACCGCGGGGTCCAGCTCGGCCCTGCGGTGGCCGCTCACTCCTGTGGCTGGTTCAGTGTCCCCGGCCTGGCTCCGGGACCAGAGCCCACGCGTTCCTTCAACCCTCTGCCGGCTGTGGACTCGGGCAGCCCGCTGCCCCCCCGTAGGACGGTGCTCATGGTGGAGGAAGCGGTCGGGCCTGGAGGTGTGGGCCCCCGGAGTGCTCCTGAGATAGTCGGGGCGGTGTGTCTGCTGACCCCCGGGGCCCGGGAAAGGGGCAAGAAGCGGGTGGAGGGGAAACTGGCCCAGCGGTTCGGGTACATCATAGTGGCCTTCACACTGTTCTGGGTCCCGATGGTGGTCGTTCTGCTGCTGAACGTCAGCTCATGGCAGGGCACAGACCGG CTGCTGATCGAGCTTGAAACGTCGGCAGTGGTGCTGACCTGTGTCCAGGCTGCAGTGGATCCCCTTCTTTACACCTTTGTTACCAAGCAGTTTCGCTCTGAACTCAGCAAATTTCTCTCCTCTGTACCCGGTTGTCCCTTGAACCTGAAATCCTAG